One region of Triticum aestivum cultivar Chinese Spring chromosome 6B, IWGSC CS RefSeq v2.1, whole genome shotgun sequence genomic DNA includes:
- the LOC123133064 gene encoding receptor-like protein EIX1, whose amino-acid sequence MAVPRQLLRVTMILTIFLVRHAGAQGPFFPMPLHPRSPALPPTPGGTLCVPRERDALLEFKAGLTDPINFLSSWRGVECCQWTGIICSNRTGHVVMLKINSGWPLDSSMHRVGGEIRSSLLTLRHLKQFDLSGNNFGGQPIPELIGALGCGRLTHLDLSGSNFGGRIPPHLGNLSNLVSLQLNYMADGTYSPDLAWVSCLQKLQVLGMSEVDLSAATNWLHAINMLPRLTDLDLSYCALQNSMSPPAHSNLTSLENLNLISNSFNTSLGAKNLLWDMPGLQNLFLTSCGIDGPIPDAVGNLTSIRILYLGSNKFTGMVPLSFRKLQNLTELVLDTNFIIMDMAELMHRLGHLSSLATINLDNNELYGDVPVSIRELINLNQLSLAHNNLHGTITEDHFTYLTALQTLDISDNSLTMKVDSTWKAPFNLSYAGFRSCIIGPKFPSWLNQPTIYYLDVSNTSIHDSIPLWIVNPSSEYLDLSRNRLVGMLPDLLSPLQILDVSFNEIVGPIPTLPDGLLYLDLSGNNLSGALPSVIGAPMLEVLLLFNNSFSGTIPCSMLQSQQLKFLDLSRNLLDGRLSRCSRGFDTSTITLLKLNNNHISGAFPLFLQKCKELKLLDLAYNKFFGSLPTWIESKLPQLALLNLRSNMFSGGIPGQLTRMRGLQFLDIACNNISGNIPRSLGNLKAMTFTSNNSGGLFDLVNYIVVGGVSKAMSTDAYTVEVGIKGQVLEYTKGIAYMVNLDFSGNRFTGQIPKEIGMLVALKNLNLSWNSLTGIIPQSMGALQALESFDLSHNGLSGEIPTSISSLTSLTRLNLSYNDLTGNIPSGNQLRTLEDQESIYIGNPGLCGPPVPRNCSRTDIISYAPRVHNEGMSDVVSLYLSMCIGFVVGLWIVFCGFLFKRKWRIGWFSFTDHMYDRAYMHVAVGWASLARNIHQG is encoded by the coding sequence ATGGCCGTGCCGAGGCAGCTGCTCCGCGTTACGATGATCTTGACCATTTTCTTGGTCAGGCACGCCGGAGCTCAGGGACCATTCTTCCCGATGCCCCTCCACCCGAGATCCCCAGCCCTGCCACCGACACCAGGAGGCACCCTCTGCGTCCCCCGCGAGCGGGACGCGCTTCTCGAATTCAAGGCCGGCCTCACCGACCCCATCAACTTCCTGTCGTCATGGCGAGGTGTGGAGTGCTGCCAGTGGACGGGCATCATTTGCAGCAACCGGACCGGCCATGTCGTCATGCTCAAGATCAACAGCGGATGGCCGCTCGACTCATCCATGCACCGCGTTGGAGGTGAGATACGCTCCTCCTTGCTCACCTTACGACATCTGAAGCAGTTTGACCTCTCAGGCAACAACTTCGGCGGCCAACCCATCCCGGAGCTCATAGGAGCCCTCGGGTGTGGGCGTCTCACGCATCTCGACCTCTCCGGCTCCAATTTTGGTGGCCGGATTCCTCCCCACCTCGGCAACCTCTCGAACCTGGTCAGCCTTCAGCTCAACTATATGGCAGATGGCACCTACTCTCCTGATCTCGCATGGGTGTCGTGCCTACAGAAGCTTCAGGTCCTCGGAATGTCTGAGGTGGACCTCAGCGCTGCCACCAACTGGCTTCATGCTATCAACATGCTCCCCCGTTTGACAGACCTTGATTTAAGTTATTGTGCGCTTCAGAACTCTATGTCTCCCCCGGCACATTCCAATCTCACATCGCTGGAGAACCTCAACCTTATTTCAAACTCCTTCAACACATCTCTTGGAGCCAAAAATTTGCTTTGGGATATGCCCGGCCTCCAAAATCTCTTCCTAACTAGTTGCGGAATCGATGGTCCAATCCCTGACGCAGTGGGGAACTTGACCTCTATTCGGATTTTGTATCTTGGTTCAAACAAGTTCACTGGCATGGTTCCATTGAGCTTCCGGAAACTACAAAATCTAACAGAGCTCGTCTTAGACACCAACTTCATCATCATGGACATGGCAGAGCTAATGCATCGGTTAGGGCACTTAAGCAGCTTGGCCACAATCAACCTTGACAACAACGAGTTGTATGGAGATGTACCCGTTAGTATACGGGAACTCATAAATTTGAACCAATTATCACTGGCCCACAACAACTTACATGGTACAATCACCGAGGACCATTTCACATATCTGACCGCCTTACAAACCCTAGATATCTCTGATAATTCTTTAACTATGAAGGTCGATAGTACATGGAAAGCTCCATTCAACCTATCCTATGCAGGCTTTAGATCTTGTATAATAGGGCCCAAGTTTCCATCTTGGCTTAACCAACCAACTATCTATTATCTTGATGTTTCGAACACAAGCATACATGATAGCATACCTCTTTGGATTGTTAATCCCTCTTCTGAATATTTGGATTTGTCAAGAAATCGGCTTGTTGGCATGCTTCCTGACCTATTATCTCCCTTGCAAATACTGGATGTTAGTTTTAACGAGATTGTTGGCCCAATTCCAACACTTCCAGATGGTCTATTATATTTGGACCTCTCCGGAAACAATTTATCAGGCGCACTGCCATCAGTTATAGGAGCACCAATGCTAGAAGTACTCCTTCTCTTCAACAATTCCTTTTCAGGAACTATTCCATGCTCCATGCTTCAGTCGCAACAGTTGAAATTTCTAGACCTATCAAGAAACCTACTGGATGGACGATTGTCCAGATGCTCTCGAGGATTCGACACCTCAACTATTACCTTACTTAAATTGAACAACAACCATATTTCAGGAGCATTCCCGTTGTTTCTTCAGAAATGCAAAGAGCTAAAACTTTTGGATCTGGCATACAACAAATTTTTTGGGAGCTTACCAACATGGATTGAGTCAAAGTTGCCACAATTGGCACTTCTAAATTTGCGCTCAAACATGTTCTCTGGCGGCATCCCTGGTCAACTAACTAGGATGAGGGGGCTTCAGTTTTTAGACATTGCATGCAACAACATCTCAGGGAACATACCACGATCACTTGGGAATCTCAAAGCTATGACTTTTACTTCCAATAATAGTGGTGGCCTTTTTGACCTTGTCAATTATATTGTAGTTGGTGGAGTTTCTAAGGCCATGTCCACTGATGCTTATACTGTAGAGGTGGGGATAAAAGGTCAAGTGCTTGAATATACCAAAGGGATAGCATACATGGTAAACCTTGATTTTTCCGGCAACAGATTCACTGGGCAGATTCCTAAGGAAATTGGCATGCTCGTTGCATTAAAGAACTTGAACTTGTCCTGGAATAGTCTGACTGGCATAATACCCCAAAGCATGGGTGCGCTACAAGCTTTGGAATCTTTTGACCTCTCGCACAATGGGCTCTCTGGTGAAATCCCTACAAGCATATCATCTCTAACGTCACTAACCCGCTTGAACTTGTCATATAATGATCTGACTGGGAATATACCATCGGGGAACCAATTAAGAACACTAGAGGACCAAGAGTCTATATATATTGGCAACCCAGGTCTATGTGGTCCACCTGTCCCAAGGAATTGCTCACGAACTGACATAATTTCATATGCTCCCCGAGTGCATAATGAAGGAATGAGTGATGTGGTTTCATTATACCTCAGCATGTGCATAGGATTTGTAGTAGGTCTATGGATTGTCTTTTGTGGTTTCTTGTTCAAGAGAAAATGGAGGATTGGTTGGTTCTCGTTTACAGACCACATGTATGATCGAGCTTACATGCACGTGGCTGTGGGTTGGGCTTCACTGGCAAGAAATATCCATCAAGGGTGA